The following coding sequences are from one Capsicum annuum cultivar UCD-10X-F1 chromosome 3, UCD10Xv1.1, whole genome shotgun sequence window:
- the LOC107866142 gene encoding uncharacterized protein LOC107866142: protein MSQQQQPVEGFPNDMPVQPKNSPISQPSSHSNGSFGTVFIILAVVLVISVLSCLIGRICNKRSHGLGHHYPSKQIEAKQGHDIHPNQGHDIEFGIDKRIPTSKVATSNGDTNTPTYSMPSDNGHQGNRGVRFAEDH from the coding sequence ATGTCTCAGCAACAGCAGCCAGTTGAGGGTTTTCCTAATGATATGCCTGTTCAGCCTAAAAATAGCCCAATTAGTCAACCTTCTTCGCATTCAAACGGATCATTTGGCACAGTTTTCATTATTCTTGCTGTTGTTTTGGTTATATCTGTTCTTTCTTGCTTAATTGGACGCATTTGCAACAAAAGAAGCCACGGTTTAGGTCATCATTACCCATCAAAACAGATAGAAGCTAAACAGGGCCACGACATCCATCCTAACCAAGGTCATGacatagaatttggtattgataagAGAATTCCAACATCTAAAGTGGCTACATCAAATGGAGATACAAATACTCCCACCTATTCTATGCCATCTGACAATGGACATCAAGGTAACCGAGGTGTGAGGTTCGCCGAAGATCATTAA